The following are encoded in a window of Cucurbita pepo subsp. pepo cultivar mu-cu-16 chromosome LG12, ASM280686v2, whole genome shotgun sequence genomic DNA:
- the LOC111807779 gene encoding S-protein homolog 1-like — protein sequence MIRNVAALLLMTVCLVRAQPEVESEKINVQPPISKYYIHLINDLSISDMTVHCKSADDDLGIHHLHKGEDYQFNFKINLWKTTLFWCKVEMPNRYISFECFWAETKSTWLRDRCRDGNVGTCIWKAKEDGIYLRNNAANTEELIHTWIITR from the coding sequence ATGATTAGGAATGTGGCTGCATTGTTGCTCATGACGGTTTGTTTGGTCAGGGCCCAGCCTGAGGTTGAGTCTGAGAAGATCAATGTACAACCGCCAATTTCCAAGTATTACATTCATTTGATTAACGATCTAAGCATCTCTGATATGACGGTGCACTGCAAGTCGGCCGACGATGATTTAGGAATTCATCATTTACATAAGGGAGAGGATTACCAATTTAACTTTAAGATTAATCTCTGGAAAACAACTCTATTTTGGTGCAAAGTGGAAATGCCGAATAGATATATCTCTTTCGAGTGCTTTTGGGCTGAGACAAAGAGCACATGGCTTCGTGATAGATGCAGAGATGGAAATGTCGGAACTTGTATCTGGAAGGCTAAAGAGGATGGAATTTACTTGAGAAACAATGCAGCTAATACTGAAGAATTGATTCATACTTGGATCATTACGAGATAA
- the LOC111807782 gene encoding S-protein homolog 1-like, with translation MVTFAQARVVTRITLPPPVPTTYNIHVVNGLTNVGLIVHCQSKDNDLGTHNLLNRGDEYQWNFKENIWGTTLFWCRFEKSGAYVSFDSFWPESKKNRWLRERCRNGVEGTCIWTAKEDGIYLFNFPSRTDELVHKWIFT, from the coding sequence ATGGTGACTTTTGCTCAAGCTCGAGTTGTTACAAGAATTACGTTACCTCCACCGGTACCTACAACTTATAACATTCATGTTGTTAATGGGCTAACCAACGTCGGGTTAATTGTGCATTGCCAGTCGAAGGACAATGATTTGGGGACTCACAATTTGCTTAATCGTGGAGATGAATACCAATGGAACTTTAAGGAAAACATTTGGGGAACGACCCTCTTTTGGTGCAGATTTGAGAAGTCAGGTGCCTATGTCTCTTTTGATAGCTTTTGGCCTGAGTCGAAGAAGAACAGATGGCTTCGTGAAAGATGCAGAAATGGAGTAGAAGGAACTTGTATTTGGACCGCTAAAGAAGATGGAATTTACTTGTTTAATTTCCCTTCTAGAACTGATGAGTTAGTTCACAAATGGATCTTTACGTGA
- the LOC111807780 gene encoding S-protein homolog 1-like has protein sequence MIRNVAALFLMTVSLVGAQLEVESETNKAEPQIISYSIHLVNDLEVLGIMVHCKSRDDDLGVHNLPHRGDDYHFGFKINIWESTLFWCRVEKQNAYISFECFWPERHLRWLRDRCKDGNVGTCIWKVKDDGIYLRNNAANTEELVHTWIITR, from the coding sequence ATGATAAGAAATGTGGCTGCATTGTTCCTCATGACGGTAAGTTTGGTCGGGGCTCAGCTCGAGGTTGAGTCTGAGACGAACAAGGCAGAGCCGCAAATTATCAGTTATAGCATTCATTTGGTTAACGATCTAGAAGTCCTTGGTATAATGGTGCACTGCAAGTCGAGGGATGATGATCTGGGAGTTCATAATTTGCCTCATCGGGGAGATGATTACCATTTTGGTTTTAAGATTAATATTTGGGAATCAACCCTCTTTTGGTGCAGAGTGGAAAAGCAGAATGCATACATCTCTTTTGAATGCTTTTGGCCAGAAAGACACCTCAGATGGCTTCGTGATAGATGCAAAGATGGAAATGTGGGAACTTGTATCTGGAAGGTTAAAGATGATGGAATTTACTTGAGAAACAATGCAGCTAATACTGAAGAATTGGTTCATACTTGGATCATTACGAGATAA
- the LOC111807781 gene encoding S-protein homolog 1-like yields MIRNVAALLLMTVSLVGAQLEVESEKFIKLEPRIFSYNIHLVNDLKVLGIMVHCKSRDDDLGVHYLPHRGDDYHFGFNVNVWQSTLFWCKVEKQNAYISFESFWTEVRHTWLRDRCQDGSVGTCIWKVKDDGIYLRNNAANTEELVHTWIIMR; encoded by the coding sequence ATGATAAGGAATGTGGCTGCATTGTTGCTCATGACGGTAAGTTTGGTCGGGGCTCAGCTCGAGGTTGAGTCTGAGAAGTTCATCAAGTTAGAGCCGCGAATTTTCAGTTATAACATTCATTTGGTTAACGATCTAAAAGTCCTTGGTATAATGGTGCACTGCAAGTCGAGGGATGATGATTTGGGAGTTCATTATTTGCCTCATCGGGGAGATGATTACCATTTTGGTTTTAATGTTAATGTTTGGCAATCAACCCTCTTTTGGTGCAAAGTGGAAAAGCAGAATGCATACATCTCCTTTGAATCCTTTTGGACAGAGGTACGCCACACATGGCTTCGTGATAGATGTCAAGATGGAAGTGTAGGAACTTGTATCTGGAAGGTCAAAGATGATGGAATTTACTTGAGAAACAATGCAGCTAATACTGAAGAATTGGTTCATACTTGGATTATTATGAGATAA